One genomic segment of Drosophila melanogaster chromosome 3L includes these proteins:
- the Vtld gene encoding viral tegument-like deubiquitinase, with product MAIHEQIDNLNIWWFPRDFCQSRFGEFQRSGTNSCTIISLILADKVAKADRFYHRVSDLPLRGWELFGNAINDGNSVYHNVITTNTPHARNLNLNIPDAIAAIRSQHKMNFRLEEWFYTHMEADPSNPMYNRNVAVQLSRVFQITLQMFQHASVRNNVPTNLFAAIIADSRTVMVTFDFRASIVALFDSHQHGRDAGAVFAQCTLENMDDLLFWFISMLHNVYSSRPSLFEISFLSSQPGVAKNIPPAIQKKIAADLKKPFKMNMPKH from the coding sequence ATGGCCATTCACGAGCAGATCGACAACCTGAACATCTGGTGGTTTCCGCGCGACTTCTGTCAGTCGCGATTCGGGGAGTTCCAGCGGAGCGGCACCAACTCCTGCACCATCATTTCCCTAATACTGGCCGACAAGGTGGCCAAGGCGGACAGATTCTATCACAGGGTCTCCGATCTGCCGCTGCGGGGATGGGAGCTCTTCGGCAACGCCATTAACGACGGAAACAGCGTGTACCACAATGTGATTACAACTAATACGCCGCACGCCAGGAATCTCAACCTCAACATTCCGGATGCTATCGCCGCCATTCGGTCGCAGCACAAGATGAACTTCCGGCTGGAGGAGTGGTTTTACACGCACATGGAGGCCGATCCCAGCAATCCCATGTACAACCGGAACGTTGCTGTGCAGTTGTCGCGGGTTTTCCAGATAACACTCCAGATGTTCCAGCACGCCAGCGTGCGAAACAATGTACCCACTAACCTCTTCGCCGCCATCATAGCGGACAGTCGAACGGTGATGGTAACCTTCGATTTCCGAGCCTCGATCGTCGCCCTCTTCGACTCCCACCAACACGGCCGGGATGCGGGAGCCGTCTTCGCCCAGTGCACGCTCGAGAACATGGACGACCTGCTCTTCTGGTTCATCAGCATGTTACACAATGTCTACTCCAGCCGGCCCTCGCTCTTCGAAATCTCCTTCCTCAGCTCTCAGCCGGGGGTGGCCAAGAACATTCCGCCGGCCATCCAAAAAAAGATTGCCGCAGACCTGAAGAAGCCGTTTAAGATGAACATGCCTAAGCACTAA